In Enterocloster clostridioformis, one genomic interval encodes:
- a CDS encoding L-fucose/L-arabinose isomerase family protein: MNNTPEVKIGIVAVSRDCFPESLSVNRRKALVEAYKAKYDAAEIYECPVCIVESEIHMVQALEDIKKAGCNALCVYLGNFGPEISETLLAKHFDGPKMFVAAAEESGDNLCQGRGDAYCGMLNASYNLALRNIKAYIPEYPAGDAEDCADMIHEFVPIARAVAALSQLKIISFGPRPLNFLACNAPVKQLYNLGVEIEENSELDLFEAFNKHAGDERIPGIVKEMEEELGAGNKKPEILSKLAQYELTLKDWVQEHKGYRKYVAIAGKCWPAFQTQFGFVPCYVNSRLTAQGIPVSCEVDIYGALSEYIGTVISQDTVTLLDINNTVPKDMYEADIKGKFDYTLKDTFMGFHCGNTASGKLSFCEMKYQMIMARALPVEVTQGTLEGDIKPGSITFYRLQSTADNKLRAYIAQGEVLPVATRSFGSIGVFAIPEMGRFYRHVLIEKNFPHHGAVAFGNYGKALFEVFKYIGVDVEEIGYNQPKSVRYRTENPFA, encoded by the coding sequence ATGAACAATACACCAGAGGTAAAAATCGGAATCGTGGCAGTGAGCAGGGACTGTTTCCCGGAGTCTCTCTCTGTCAACAGAAGAAAAGCATTGGTGGAAGCCTACAAGGCCAAATATGACGCGGCGGAAATTTATGAATGTCCTGTGTGCATCGTGGAGAGCGAGATACATATGGTTCAGGCATTGGAGGACATAAAGAAGGCAGGCTGCAACGCCCTGTGCGTATACCTGGGCAACTTTGGCCCTGAGATATCAGAGACACTTCTGGCAAAGCATTTTGACGGACCTAAGATGTTCGTGGCAGCAGCCGAGGAGTCAGGGGATAACCTGTGCCAGGGCCGCGGCGACGCATACTGCGGTATGCTCAATGCCAGCTATAACCTGGCGCTGCGTAACATCAAGGCATATATCCCGGAGTATCCGGCAGGGGATGCTGAGGATTGCGCGGACATGATTCACGAGTTTGTACCCATTGCCCGCGCGGTGGCGGCGTTAAGCCAGTTAAAAATCATCAGCTTCGGACCAAGACCTCTCAACTTCCTGGCCTGCAACGCGCCTGTCAAGCAGCTGTACAACCTGGGCGTGGAGATTGAGGAAAATTCCGAGCTGGATTTGTTCGAGGCATTCAACAAGCATGCGGGGGATGAGAGGATTCCAGGCATTGTGAAGGAGATGGAGGAAGAACTGGGAGCAGGCAACAAGAAGCCGGAGATTCTCTCCAAGCTGGCCCAGTATGAGCTGACCTTAAAGGATTGGGTGCAGGAGCACAAGGGCTACCGCAAATATGTGGCCATTGCCGGAAAATGCTGGCCCGCATTCCAGACACAGTTTGGTTTTGTGCCATGCTATGTGAACAGCCGACTGACAGCCCAGGGTATCCCGGTGTCCTGTGAGGTTGATATCTACGGAGCGCTCAGCGAGTACATCGGTACGGTCATCAGCCAGGATACGGTTACTCTTCTGGACATCAACAACACCGTGCCGAAGGATATGTATGAAGCTGATATCAAGGGGAAATTTGATTATACTCTTAAGGATACATTTATGGGCTTCCACTGCGGCAACACCGCGTCCGGCAAGCTGTCCTTCTGCGAGATGAAGTATCAGATGATTATGGCCAGGGCCCTTCCAGTCGAAGTGACCCAGGGAACATTGGAGGGCGACATTAAACCAGGCAGCATTACCTTCTACCGTCTCCAGAGTACGGCGGACAACAAACTGAGGGCTTATATTGCGCAGGGAGAGGTACTTCCGGTTGCCACACGTTCCTTCGGCTCCATCGGCGTGTTCGCCATCCCGGAGATGGGACGGTTCTACCGCCACGTACTCATTGAGAAAAACTTCCCTCATCACGGAGCCGTGGCCTTTGGAAATTACGGCAAGGCATTGTTTGAGGTATTCAAGTACATTGGCGTGGATGTGGAGGAAATCGGCTACAACCAGCCAAAGAGCGTAAGATACAGGACAGAGAATCCATTTGCATAA
- a CDS encoding DUF4867 family protein, which translates to MGMTVRKVADPAFKAYGRVITGYDFSGLLKAMEHTPLPEDVIYIPSLPEMEALSDAKELERGIYGQMPIQIGCCNGHNKKLNAVEYHRDSEVDIAVDDLILILGKQQDIEEDHTYDTSRMEAFLVPAGTAVEVYATTLHYAPCHVKDEGFRCVIVLPKGTNLDMEPVDVKDPEDRLLFARNKWLIGHAEGGLPEGAFIGLKGENLSV; encoded by the coding sequence ATGGGGATGACAGTCAGGAAGGTGGCGGATCCGGCGTTTAAAGCCTATGGAAGGGTCATCACAGGTTATGATTTCAGCGGTCTTTTAAAGGCAATGGAGCATACGCCCCTGCCGGAGGATGTTATTTATATTCCCTCGCTGCCTGAGATGGAGGCCCTGTCTGATGCAAAGGAGCTGGAACGCGGGATCTACGGCCAGATGCCGATTCAGATAGGATGCTGCAACGGACACAACAAGAAACTGAATGCAGTGGAATATCACCGGGATTCAGAGGTAGACATTGCTGTGGACGACCTGATACTGATATTGGGAAAACAGCAGGATATTGAGGAAGACCATACATACGATACATCCAGGATGGAGGCATTTCTGGTTCCTGCGGGAACCGCGGTGGAGGTATATGCCACAACCCTGCACTATGCGCCCTGCCATGTGAAGGATGAGGGCTTCAGATGTGTCATCGTTCTTCCAAAGGGCACCAATCTGGACATGGAGCCAGTGGATGTGAAGGACCCGGAGGACAGGCTTTTGTTTGCCAGAAACAAGTGGCTCATAGGCCATGCCGAGGGCGGACTGCCGGAAGGGGCGTTTATCGGCCTTAAAGGAGAGAATCTGAGCGTCTGA
- a CDS encoding AraC family transcriptional regulator, with translation MDFRYETVIPNDDLPFRMFIFEGRDGNYRVSKHWHQSVELFLVLEGTLDFFINSRQYTLKHNDFVIVNPNEIHSIECPDPNITIVLQIPMKSFEGYMSDESCITFADREESQKARLVSLVTAMYRTYEQREFGYRLKVKSQFMEFLYLIVTEFRIEQIDKVQVQQKRHLDKLSQVTQYMKENYDKELSLEMVASRFGFTPSYLSHMFREYAQVGYRTYLMDLRVKYAMRELLNSDRYVGDIALDHGFADARAFAKAFKKRYGCLPSQYRKQMNQKQMIRKSSSDE, from the coding sequence ATGGATTTCAGATACGAGACAGTAATTCCCAATGACGATCTGCCCTTTCGGATGTTCATATTCGAGGGAAGGGATGGAAATTACCGGGTCAGCAAGCATTGGCACCAGTCAGTGGAACTGTTTCTTGTGTTGGAGGGAACGCTGGATTTCTTCATCAATTCCAGGCAGTATACATTGAAGCACAATGATTTTGTCATTGTGAATCCCAATGAAATCCATTCCATTGAATGCCCTGACCCCAATATTACCATTGTGCTCCAGATTCCAATGAAATCCTTTGAGGGGTATATGAGTGATGAGTCCTGCATCACCTTTGCGGACAGGGAAGAAAGTCAAAAGGCCAGGCTGGTGTCCCTGGTCACTGCCATGTACCGGACGTATGAGCAAAGGGAATTCGGCTACCGCCTGAAGGTAAAGAGCCAGTTCATGGAGTTCCTCTATCTGATTGTGACAGAGTTTAGGATTGAGCAGATCGATAAGGTCCAGGTACAGCAAAAACGCCATTTGGATAAGCTGTCCCAGGTGACACAATATATGAAGGAGAACTATGACAAGGAACTGAGTCTGGAAATGGTTGCGTCCAGGTTTGGCTTTACACCCTCCTATCTCTCCCATATGTTCAGGGAATATGCTCAGGTGGGATACCGCACATACCTGATGGATTTGAGGGTAAAGTATGCCATGCGGGAATTGCTGAATTCGGACCGTTATGTGGGGGACATTGCTCTGGATCATGGATTTGCTGATGCAAGGGCATTTGCCAAGGCATTCAAAAAGCGGTATGGCTGCCTGCCCAGCCAGTACCGGAAGCAGATGAATCAAAAACAGATGATCCGCAAGTCATCGTCAGATGAGTGA
- a CDS encoding GNAT family N-acetyltransferase yields MKYVRVCRIKQGKRTEYELSQAEIEDIKQYIPQALREMGVNEQNPQARGFYEHMGFHVYKRTETDGQGICVLY; encoded by the coding sequence ATGAAATATGTTAGGGTATGCCGGATTAAACAGGGGAAGAGGACAGAGTATGAGTTATCACAGGCAGAAATAGAGGACATCAAACAGTATATTCCCCAGGCATTAAGGGAAATGGGAGTCAATGAGCAGAATCCCCAGGCAAGGGGATTTTACGAACACATGGGATTTCATGTGTATAAAAGAACGGAAACGGACGGACAGGGAATATGCGTCTTATATTGA